The following is a genomic window from Adhaeribacter radiodurans.
AGAAGTAATTTCTGGCCCGGCCACCTTGGAAGGTACTACTTTAGTAATTACCGGACCCGGAGAAGTTAAAGTAAAAGCTACTCAACCGGGCAACGAAGATTACGAAGCGGCTCCTGCAGTGGAACGCACTTTTTGCGTAAGTCCAACGAAGCCGCAAATTACCGTAAATGGCAATGTGCTTACTTCCAGCAGCGATACCAACAACCAATGGTATTATAACGGCGAAGCTATTGCCAAGGCTACTGGTAAAACCTATACTGTTACAAAAGCGGGTGAATATACCGTAGTAGTAGCTGTTGGTAGCTGTGCTTCCGCAACTTCGGATAGCCAAGGTATTAGTGAAGAAACACTAGAAGAATTAAAACCTATTACGGCGCTTACGGCCTATCCTAACCCAGCTACTACTGATTTAAAAATAAAAGGCAGTAACATTGGTACTGGACAAATAACTATAACTTTTTACGATGCTGCAGGCCGCAAAGTGGGACAAGAACAGGTAGTTAGTTCAGTTAAAGATTTAGATATAACCGTATCAGTAGCTCGTTTACCGCGCGGATACATGATTTTACAAGTGGTTACTCCTAATGGCGTTATCCGGACACCTTTTATATTAAAATAAATTAGTAAACTAACCAATAAAACAAAGCTGCCAACCAGAAATCTGGTTGGCAGCTTTGTTATTTACTAAATTTCAGGTCATGCTTTACTTTGTAAGTATTACAAAAATTGGCTTTTAAGACGTCTGATTATCAAAGTAAATTAAAATCAAATATTTAAAAGTAACAGTTACTTCTCAATCATCGCTTATCCTGAATCAGCTTTTTCGCTTTGAAACTTGTGTAAACGATTTTAATAAGCTAGCTCAAGCACTTTAATTAGAAGTCTATAGCTTAAAAATTTATTCTTCGCTGCTTGCAACCAAATCCACTTAAGTTGGGTCATTTAGCTGGAACCCTGATTCTTATAAAGTCTTCAATCTGAATTATTAAAATTACTTTATTTGCTCCTTACAAGAGTTTGTTTTTTACTTTCTTTTCTTTGAAAATAGCTCTTTTACATCATTACTCTGTTTTTTGCTAAACGGTTAATTATTACCAAGCCGCTATAGCTAGTGTTAAGGTGCCTTTACTGAAATTAACTGGTTTATATCCATAGATTATGCTTAAACGTACCTCATTCCCACTGCTATTGAACTACTCAAGCGTTTTTAGCTTGTTTATTCTGGCCATTGGGCTGTTAACCAGTTGTACCAATGAGTGTGAAGGCACGTATACCTACAAAGTTTATGAGCCGGTTTATTTATCGCGAGCTGAGCTTTTAGCTTCTATAGGCTCCCAGCCGGCTAAGCCTCTCCGAAATACAGGTAAAATTTACACGATCGGTTCTTATATTTTAGTGAACGAGGCAAACGAAGGCATCCACGTAATTGATAACAGTAACCCCACAAAACCACAAAACATTAGCTTTATTTCTATACCGGGCAATGTAGATATGGCTGTTAGAAACCAAATATTATATGCTGATGCCGCTTCTGATTTACTAGTGCTTGATTTTAGTAATCCAACTACAGTAAAATTCAAAAAACATTTAGAAAACGTTTTCGAATCTACAGCAACTCTTTCCACGTCCGGAGCAGTAATGCCAACCGATCCCAATAAAGGTTTAGTAATTAGTTATAAAGAAAAACTAGTGACAGAAAAGCGGAAGTGCGACGATGTATTACCGAATAGAAATGGTTGGGTTGAAGGCGATATGTTATTTGCTACACCAACATACAACAGTAATGGAAAATCGAATTATGGCGGTTCCACGGGAAAAGGAGGTTCCATGGCTCGGTTTACTATTAATGGCAATTACCTCTATACCGTTGGCTCCAGTAAAATGGACGTTTTTAATTTAACTGATTCCAACAATCCGCAGCAGGAAACATCGGTTGTTTTAGGTGGCGGCATTGAAACTATTTTCCCGTACCAGAACAAATTATTTATTGGTTCAAACGCCGGCATGCTTATTTATAGCTTGGCAAACCCTGCCGCTCCTACCTACTTAAGCAGCTATTCCCATTTACGGGCCTGCGATCCGGTAGTAGTGGAAGGAAACTATGCTTATGTTACTTTACGCACGAATTCAAATTCCTGGTGTGGCAGCAGTAATACGAACCAGTTAGATGTAGTAGACATTAGCAACATTACCACGCCTCAAATTTATAAAACGTACCCAATGCAAAACCCGCACGGACTGGGTATTGATAAGAACTTACTTTTTATTTGTGAAGGGAACTACGGCCTGAAAGTTTTTGATGCCACCAATCCTGGTTACATTCAGAATAATCAATTAACTCACTTGCAAAACCTGCATGCCTTTGATGTAATTCCTTTAGGTAAAAATTTACTAGTAATCGGCGAAGACGGTTTTCGGCAGTACGACTATTCTAACCCAAAAAATTTAAAGTTTTTAAGTAAAATTCCAGTGGCAAAAAAATAATTATTTCGGGCTGATAAAGTTTTTATTATCTGGCTTTTCAGGCAAATAGAAGACATAAATAGACAAATAGCACTTTAAAATTTTACTAATAAAAAATATATATTTAACAATAAATTAATCTGCTAATTACAAATTATTTACTAAATTTAATTTTTAATTGAATAAATTTTATACCTTTGTCTTAATACCGAAAGGAAGAATAATTTACAACTGTAAGTAAATTAGATAAGAATAGTTTAAAAACTAAATCCTGAATTTATAAAGATTTTGCTTTACTTGTTCACTGTTCAAATGAAAGCGCCTGGTAAGTTTACCAGGCGTTTCCTTTTAAATTAAGCTTGAACTGCTTGTTCTTCTTTAGTGGCTAACTGTCCGCAAGCCGCATCAATATCTTTACCCCGGCTCCGTCGCACATTTACTTGTACGCCTCTATCGGCCAGATAATACACAAACTTAGACAAGTGATCGTCGTCGGTATTTTTAAATAAGGCGGCTGCAATCGGATTATATTCGATAATATTCACTTTACACGGAATTACTTTAGTAAAACGATACAGTTCTTCAGCGTCCTGCAAGGTGTCGTTAAAGTTCTCAAATACAATATACTCGTAGGTAACTTTACGACCGGTAATTTGGTGGTAATATTGTAAGGCTTCCGTTAATGCCGCCAGCGAATTAGTTTCGTTTATGGGCATTATCTCGTTGCGCTTTGTATCGTTAGCTGCGTGTAAGGACAAGGCTAAATTAGCTTTAATACCATCATCAGCCATTTTTTTGATCATTTTAGCAATACCTGCGGTACTTACTGTTATCCGGCGGGCAGCCATATTTAAACCATCCGCCGAAGAAGTAATGCGTTCAATAGCGTTCATTACGTTGGCGTAGTTGAGCAAAGGCTCACCCATTCCCATAAACACAATATTCGTAAGAGGTATACCGTACGCATTCAGGCTTTGCTGATTGATTAATATTACCTGATCGTAAATTTCAGCCGCATCCAGATTCCGTTTGCGCTCCATGTAACCGGTAGCACAAAATTTACAGGTTAACGAACAACCTACCTGGCTCGACACACAAGCGGTTTTACGCTCATCGTGTGGTATTAAAACCCCTTCTACAATATTGCCATCAAATAATTGGAAAGCCGATTTTATGGTACCATCGGTACTGCGCTGGTGCTTGGCTACCTGCACGGTATTAATGGCAAAATGAGCAGCTAATTTTTCGCGTAAAGGCAACGAGATATTATTCATCTCAGTAAACGAGCGGGCCGCATGCTTCCAAAGCCATTCGTACACTTGTTTGGCCCGGAATGGCTTTTCCCCGTTTTCGGTAAACCAAGTCTTAAGTTCGTCCAGCGAAAGTTTCCGGATATCGTTCTTTTTACTCGTTGTTATCATGCTACAAAAATAATAAAATATATCTGGCTTTTAATTAATAACTTATAGCTACCCTTTAACAGCTGCTACTCAAATGCTTTTACCAGACATATAGGCCAAACAAAACCCGGAACTCAATAGTTGCAGGTAAAAATTTGTTTTCGGTTTATCTAAAGCTTATTCTATAACAACCTTAGTGTTTATTGCATTACTTCCATTTTAGCGCGTACATCCGCCGGAACCGACATTACTTTTCGGGTGGTATAATTAAAGCATAGCATACCGGTTTTGGCATAAGCAACTGGTTTATTATTTTGGTTGGTTACGTGGTATACTAAATCAAAGCCATATTTACTAAAGTCGGTGGGCGCTATTTGTACGGTAAGTATATCTCCTAAAAATCCTTCGCCTTTGTATTCTATGGCTACATCGGCCATAATTAAAGCACCACCGCCCAACTCTAACTCTGAATAACCCAATGATTGCAGGTATTGCAAGCGGGCGTCGTGCAGAATACTTAATAAAGTATCGTTCCCTAAATGTCCGCCGTAGTTAATGTCCGAGATTCGAACTTTTATTTCGGTACGAAAAGAATATGTAGTGGGTAAATCAATTTTAATTCTAGCCATGAAGTCAGTTGCAAGTTGCAACTTGCAAGTTACAGGTTATCTATTACAAGCTCCAAGTTGTACAGCTATAACAATAAAGCTTATGACACTTACTTTATTTATTGTACCTGAATATTTTTTAATTGTGAAAGACCAATCAACTATCGGATTTTTCAATATTATATTTCAACCTGTAACTTGCAACCTATAACCTCCAACTAACTTCATGAAAACCGAAATTAGGCCAACCAAAGATGGGTCTGTTACTTTATACGTACCGGAACTAGATGAGCATTATCATTCTATAAATGGTGCTTTACAGGAGTCGATGCACGTGTTTATCCGGGCTGGATTAGAATATGTGTGGCACAACCAATTAGAAGCTACGGTTCTGGAAATAGGTTTTGGTACGGGCTTAAATGCGCTACTTACTTTAGAACAAACGTTACTAAATGCGCAAAAGGTTTTTTACCATACCCTGGAAAAATATCCTTTATTACCAACTCTAATAGACCAAATGCATTTTGAGCAATTTATCTTTAATAAGCAGTTACTACATTTTTTGCCAACTTTACACACTACTCCCTGGAACGAACCGGTAACTATTACTCCCGCGTTTACCCTTTTAAAATCAGAAACCGATCTGCGCACTTACCTTTTGCCGCCTGATTATTATAGTGTTATTTATTTCGATGCTTTTGCTCCCGAAAAGCAACCCGAACTTTGGACAGATGCTATTTTCGAAAAGCTGTATACTGCCTTACAACCAAATGGTTGTTTAGTAAGTTATTGCGCCAAGGGTAGTTTTAAACGCAGCTTAAAAGCCGCCGGATTTATCATAGAAGCGTTACCTGGGCCCGCCGGAAAACGGGAAATGACCCGGGCTTTTAAATAAAAGGATGGTTCGCGAACCCAGTTTCTTGCTCTACATATTCTGAGAACTTGTAAGAGTGCTATCCGTTTGATACGCTAAAAGGAAAAAACACCATTTGCCTGGCCGGCTAATATTTTACTAAAAACGTACGCTAATGGCTAAGAATAAAAACAAAAAGAAATCGGGAAAAAGAAATAAGAAGAAAAAAAGTAAAAATAACTTTACCAATATAATAGCCGATGCAGTTGCTGATTTAGCCCGCAAAAGCACAAAAAAAATTATTAAATCGTTGGAGAAAAAAGGCGAAAACTTATTTAGTATTCTGGCTCCGGCTGTATTAAAAATTACTAACGGAAAAGAAAGTGCCATAAAAGAAAAAGCTAATTCAGAAGAACCTGCCCCCCACGAAGATAAAACAGAAGAAGATAAACTAGAGGCTAAAAGCTCTGAAAAGTAATCTAGTGCTGCTTTATAATATTAAGGGTATCTTTTGAAATGTATCTAAATTTTGGAGTGCGCTAAACAAGAAAGGATTCTTACTTATAAAAACCTGAGTTTTAATTCGGGGGTAGGCAGCCAGCAACTTTCTTGTTTACCAAACCACCGGTACCGGTTTTTAGCTAACCCTACGTATACAAGGTCGCGGATAAAAGCAGGTAAAATAATAGCAATATACGCAAACGACCAGCCCCCACTTAAGTGGCGCAGAATCCGTAAGGCAGCCGTAGATCGGGTATAAAATTTATTATTTTCGACTAGTACAACGGTATCCATTGCATAATCAGGAAAATGAACCTGTTGCAAAATTTCACGACCAACTTCTGATTGTAACGCGGCGAACCGGAAATAACTTTTAGGATCGTGCCGAATCACAAACTGCACAAATCCATTGCACAAATTACAAACACCATCGAACAAAATTATGGCAGGAGCAGCTTCGGGCATATTCTTTTTTTAAGTAATTTAAGTTTACACAGATAGATTGTAACTGGTTAACAGGTTAGTACTGATTAAGTTTAACAAAATTTTCTTTCCGCTCGTATCTTAGCTTCAACACGGGTTACCTTTTATATAAAAGCCGTATTAATGGTTTAGTTAGCCTAAGTACAATTTTTTTTTATGAATTGTTAACCTTAAAAGAATACCAAACGTATAGCAGGCAACTAATAAAATTATATTTAATACTAAAAATTATAACATTAGTTAAAGTAAAACTATGAAAAAGACTTATT
Proteins encoded in this region:
- a CDS encoding acyl-CoA thioesterase produces the protein MARIKIDLPTTYSFRTEIKVRISDINYGGHLGNDTLLSILHDARLQYLQSLGYSELELGGGALIMADVAIEYKGEGFLGDILTVQIAPTDFSKYGFDLVYHVTNQNNKPVAYAKTGMLCFNYTTRKVMSVPADVRAKMEVMQ
- a CDS encoding LVIVD repeat-containing protein, giving the protein MNYSSVFSLFILAIGLLTSCTNECEGTYTYKVYEPVYLSRAELLASIGSQPAKPLRNTGKIYTIGSYILVNEANEGIHVIDNSNPTKPQNISFISIPGNVDMAVRNQILYADAASDLLVLDFSNPTTVKFKKHLENVFESTATLSTSGAVMPTDPNKGLVISYKEKLVTEKRKCDDVLPNRNGWVEGDMLFATPTYNSNGKSNYGGSTGKGGSMARFTINGNYLYTVGSSKMDVFNLTDSNNPQQETSVVLGGGIETIFPYQNKLFIGSNAGMLIYSLANPAAPTYLSSYSHLRACDPVVVEGNYAYVTLRTNSNSWCGSSNTNQLDVVDISNITTPQIYKTYPMQNPHGLGIDKNLLFICEGNYGLKVFDATNPGYIQNNQLTHLQNLHAFDVIPLGKNLLVIGEDGFRQYDYSNPKNLKFLSKIPVAKK
- the rlmN gene encoding 23S rRNA (adenine(2503)-C(2))-methyltransferase RlmN, translating into MITTSKKNDIRKLSLDELKTWFTENGEKPFRAKQVYEWLWKHAARSFTEMNNISLPLREKLAAHFAINTVQVAKHQRSTDGTIKSAFQLFDGNIVEGVLIPHDERKTACVSSQVGCSLTCKFCATGYMERKRNLDAAEIYDQVILINQQSLNAYGIPLTNIVFMGMGEPLLNYANVMNAIERITSSADGLNMAARRITVSTAGIAKMIKKMADDGIKANLALSLHAANDTKRNEIMPINETNSLAALTEALQYYHQITGRKVTYEYIVFENFNDTLQDAEELYRFTKVIPCKVNIIEYNPIAAALFKNTDDDHLSKFVYYLADRGVQVNVRRSRGKDIDAACGQLATKEEQAVQA
- the mnmD gene encoding tRNA (5-methylaminomethyl-2-thiouridine)(34)-methyltransferase MnmD — protein: MKTEIRPTKDGSVTLYVPELDEHYHSINGALQESMHVFIRAGLEYVWHNQLEATVLEIGFGTGLNALLTLEQTLLNAQKVFYHTLEKYPLLPTLIDQMHFEQFIFNKQLLHFLPTLHTTPWNEPVTITPAFTLLKSETDLRTYLLPPDYYSVIYFDAFAPEKQPELWTDAIFEKLYTALQPNGCLVSYCAKGSFKRSLKAAGFIIEALPGPAGKREMTRAFK
- a CDS encoding thiol-disulfide oxidoreductase DCC family protein, yielding MPEAAPAIILFDGVCNLCNGFVQFVIRHDPKSYFRFAALQSEVGREILQQVHFPDYAMDTVVLVENNKFYTRSTAALRILRHLSGGWSFAYIAIILPAFIRDLVYVGLAKNRYRWFGKQESCWLPTPELKLRFL